In Ferrigenium kumadai, the DNA window GTCGCCGGCGTGATCGGCACCAAGCGCTTTATCTATGACCTGTGGGGCGATACCGTGAACATCGCCAGCCGCCTGACCGACGAGGCGGTGCGGGACGTCATCCAGGTCGACAGGACCACTTACAACCGTATCAGGCACGACTACGCCTTCGAGCCGCCCGCCACCATCTTCGTTAAGGGCAAGGGCGAGATGGTGATGTACCGCCTGAACGGCTACGCCTCTCAGGAAGCATCTACCACCGTCTAAATTGCCTCGAAAAGCATCTTCCACAAATGACGGCAGGCGGTACTGTCGATCTCGCCCTGCTCGACGCGGCACGGCGAATGGTTGTTGAGTCGCATGCGGTGCTGGGTCTGGCGCAGCGTGCGGTATAGCGAGCGGACCTGTTCGGCGAGGCCGACTGGAATCAATTCAAGCTCGGCGGCCAGCTTGAGCAGCGCCAGGTTGCCGATGTTCGCGGTCAGTGACGGGTGCAGGTGGGCATGGGCCAGCACGAGATATTGCACCATGAACTCGATGTCCACCATGCCGCCGCGGTCGTGCTTGATGTCGAATAGTCCGCTGTCGTTGGGATGTCCGTCCATCATCTTCTGGCGCATCGCCAGTATCTCCTTGCGCAACGTCGACGGGTCGCGAGGTTGGCACAACACCTGTTTCCGGATTTCCTCGAACGCCGCGCCGACCAGTGTGTCGCCGGCGCTGAAGCGCGCGCGCGTCAATGCCTGATGCTCCCACACCCAGGCGCTTTGCCGCTGGTATTCCCCGAACGCTTCGACCGAGCTTACCAGCAAGCCGCTCGCGCCGTTCGGGCGCAGGCGCAGGTCGGTCTCGTACAAACGCCCGGATGAGGTATAGCTGCCCAGCATGGTGTTGATGCGCTGCGCCAGACGCGCATAGTTCTCCTGCGCGTCGGGGTGATCGTCGTCGTACAGGAAGATCAGGTCCAAGTCTGAGGCATAGCCCAGTTCCTTTCCGCCCAGCTTGCCATAGGCGATGATGGCGAAGCGCGCGTCGTCGCGGTGTTTCTTGCGTGCACCAGCCCAGGCCAGCCGCAGCACATGGCGCAGCATCAGGTCGGCGAGGTCGGAGAGATGGTCGCTGAGCTTTTCCAGCGGCAGCAGGCCTTGCAGGTCCATCGCCAACAGGTGGAAGGTCTGCTCCTGTTGTGCCTGTCGCAGTACGTCCAGCTGGCGTTCGGTATCTTCGCCGCAGTCGTCGAGGCGGGCCCTCAGGTCGTGGTCGATCTGCTGCCATTGCGGTGCACGGTACATCTCGCGGGCATCCAGCAGCTCGTCCAGCAGCGCCGGGTGTTGCATCAAATATTCTCCGGCCCAGCTGCTCGCGGCGATTAGTTTGGCCAGCAGCCGGAGCGACTGCGGATATTCGGCGAGGAAAGCGAGATAGGAGGCGCGGCGGCTGATGGTTTCCAGCAGGGCGAGCATGCGCGACAGCGTCTCGTCCGGATTGGACTGCTGGGCGCACAGGGCTACGAATTGCGGGACCAGTTTGTCCAGCCGTTGTCGGCTGACATCGGGCAATTGCCGATAGCGGTTGCCGGTGCGCAATTGCAGCAGGTGTTGCGCGCCGTCCGCAGCGGTACGGTA includes these proteins:
- the glnE gene encoding bifunctional [glutamate--ammonia ligase]-adenylyl-L-tyrosine phosphorylase/[glutamate--ammonia-ligase] adenylyltransferase — its product is MNTSHSPSATFAELLQKTLDCSRYAKRVLEADQQLQNWLQENFALPCDRAEMLDILRQSGLNLEDEAELSRAVRRLRKQIMVKLILRDLNGLCDLNEVMQAMTALAEVCVQQAQHCVMQALQRQFGTPLGESDKAPQELLVIGMGKLGGGELNVSSDIDLIFVYPEDGETDGPRTLSNHEFFTRLGRKLINLINELTADGYVFRVDMRLRPYGDSGPLVMSFAALEEYLVSQGREWERYAWIKARVISPAEHPQINELMRLAQPFVFRKYLDFGAIDSMRKLHAQIRQEVQRRDRINNIKLGPGGIREIEFAAQVFQLIRGGRDAKLRIRPTQRVLQALVENGQFDPEVVADLNAAYIFLRNLEHRLQYLDDQQTQELPEKPEDQEIIARAMGYADYPALLRELDRHRALVGKQFEQIFGAQHGDQGDGQLWRDGVTADELTAHLSGLGYRTAADGAQHLLQLRTGNRYRQLPDVSRQRLDKLVPQFVALCAQQSNPDETLSRMLALLETISRRASYLAFLAEYPQSLRLLAKLIAASSWAGEYLMQHPALLDELLDAREMYRAPQWQQIDHDLRARLDDCGEDTERQLDVLRQAQQEQTFHLLAMDLQGLLPLEKLSDHLSDLADLMLRHVLRLAWAGARKKHRDDARFAIIAYGKLGGKELGYASDLDLIFLYDDDHPDAQENYARLAQRINTMLGSYTSSGRLYETDLRLRPNGASGLLVSSVEAFGEYQRQSAWVWEHQALTRARFSAGDTLVGAAFEEIRKQVLCQPRDPSTLRKEILAMRQKMMDGHPNDSGLFDIKHDRGGMVDIEFMVQYLVLAHAHLHPSLTANIGNLALLKLAAELELIPVGLAEQVRSLYRTLRQTQHRMRLNNHSPCRVEQGEIDSTACRHLWKMLFEAI